In Carassius auratus strain Wakin chromosome 46, ASM336829v1, whole genome shotgun sequence, the following proteins share a genomic window:
- the LOC113064345 gene encoding adenylosuccinate synthetase isozyme 2-like: protein MAADSTMSNGQETASLNGEPVLKRSRDSVDSLRIPREPQNKVTVVLGAQWGDEGKGKVVDLLAMDADIVCRCQGGNNAGHTVVVDSVEYDFHLLPSGVLNKKAVSFIGNGVVIHLPGLFEEAEKNSQKGNGLQGWEERLKISDRAHIVFNFHQAVDGIQEQLRQQQAGKNLGTTKKGIGPAYSSKAARNGLRVCDLVSDFSVFEEKFRVLAGHFQTTYPNLNIDIDTELEQLKAYAERLRPLVTDGVYFMHQALNGPSKKILVEGANAALLDIDFGTYPFVTSSNCTVGGVCTGLGVPPSHVGRVYGVVKAYTTRVGVGAFPTELDNDTGDLLQSRGREFGVTTGRRRRCGWLDLVLVRYAHMVNGFSAIALTKLDILDTLPEIKIGIAYTADGKPLPSFPANMDVLTKVQVTYETFPGWCCSTEGVRSFDELPSQAQAYISFIEKFLEVPVKWVGVGKSRESMIKLF from the exons ATGGCTGCGGACAGTACGATGTCTAATGGTCAGGAAACGGCCTCTCTGAACGGTGAACCCGTGCTCAAGCGCTCCAGAGACAGCGTTGACTCTCTGCGGATCCCGCGGGAGCCCCAGAATAAAGTGACCGTCGTGTTGGGAGCTCAGTGGGGCGATGAGGGGAAGGGCAAAGTGGTCGACCTCTTGGCAATGGACGCCGACATTGTGTGCAGATGCCAG GGAGGAAATAACGCGGGACACACAGTGGTGGTGGACTCGGTGGAGTATGACTTTCACTTGCTGCCTAGCGGCGTTCTCAACAAAAAGGCCGTTTCTTTTATTG GAAATGGTGTTGTGATACACTTGCCAGGACTTTTTGAGGAGGCTGAAAAGAACTCACAGAAAGGCAATG GACTTCAAGGATGGGAGGAACGACTGAAGATATCTGACCGGGCACATATTG TTTTCAATTTCCATCAAGCTGTTGATGGGATACAGGAGCAGCTGAGACAGCAGCAGGCTGGGAAGAA tttgggCACCACTAAGAAGGGCATTGGACCCGCATATTCCTCCAAGGCAGCACGTAATGGACTGAGAGTGTGTGATCTAGTCTCAGACTTTTCAGTCTTTGAGGAAAA GTTTCGGGTTCTGGCTGGTCATTTTCAGACCACATATCCTAACCTTAATATTGATATTGATACTGAGCTTGAGCAACTGAAG GCTTATGCTGAGAGGTTACGTCCTCTAGTAACTGATGGGGTTTATTTCATGCACCAAGCTCTCAACGGGCCAAGTAAGAAGATTCTGGTGGAGGGAGCCAACGCTGCATTACTGGATATCGATTTCG GGACCTACCCCTTTGTGACCTCATCAAACTGTACTGTCGGAGGCGTTTGCACAGGTCTTGGGGTCCCCCCATCTCATGTGGGCCGTGTGTATGGAGTGGTGAAGGCCTACACCACAAGGGTGGGAGTGGGGGCATTCCCTACTGAGCTAGATAAT GACACTGGTGATCTGCTTCAGAGCAGAGGAAGGGAATTTGGTGTAACAACAGGCAGGCGGCGGCGCTGTGGATGGCTGGACCTGGTTTTGGTTCGCTATGCCCACATGGTTAATGGTTTTTCAGC CATTGCACTGACCAAGTTGGACATTCTTGACACATTGCCAGAAATAAAGATTGGCATAGCCTACACAGCTGATGGAAAGCCTCTTCCCAGTTTTCCTG CAAACATGGATGTCCTCACAAAGGTTCAAGTGACTTATGAGACGTTCCCTGGCTGGTGTTGTAGCACTGAGGGAGTCCGCAGTTTTGATGAGCTGCCTTCACAGGCACAAGCTTACATTAGCTTTATCGAGAAGTTCCTGGAGGTTCCAG TGAAGTGGGTGGGAGTTGGCAAGTCAAGAGAAAGCATGATAAAGCTGTTCTGA
- the LOC113064357 gene encoding snake venom vascular endothelial growth factor toxin ICPP-like, whose product MISSLTFVSRGRSSSIMLLFLCVLYLVLYHQASGMNVQHRQKRNIGQKSVPAWMLYERSLCEPRETLVKVEDEFPEVMNMRIFPSCVPLKRCGGCCSDEATLCVNVSSYTTVMQFMQLNVQGETIDLQFVEHSQCECRFRDQL is encoded by the exons ATGATCAGCAGTCTAACGTTTGTCTCGCGAGGCAGAAGTTCAAGTATAATGCTACTTTTTCTGTGTGTGCTGTATCTCGTCCTGTACCACCAGGCATCTGGGATGAACGTTCAG CATCGTCAAAAGCGAAATATCGGCCAAAAGTCTGTTCCAG catggatGTTATACGAACGCAGCCTTTGCGAGCCCCGTGAAACGCTTGTTAAAGTTGAGGATGAATTCCCCGAGGTGATGAACATGCGTATTTTCCCCTCCTGTGTGCCCCTGAAGCGCTGTGGAGGCTGCTGCTCTGATGAAGCAAcgctgtgtgtgaatgtgagctCGTACACCACTGTGATGCAG tttatgcAGTTGAATGTGCAAGGGGAGACTATTGATCTGCAGTTTGTTGAACACAGCCAGTGTGAATGCAG GTTCAGAGACCAGCTATGA
- the LOC113064350 gene encoding syntaxin-5-like: MLVHRRHGPRSSQDGVYTGPPQTQTQLETPLAVPAPITPVIDTFSMSCRDRTSEFQSVCKSLQGRQNGAQPVRTVHSAVRQRSEFTLLAKRIGRDLSNTFAKLEKLTILAKRKSLFDDKATEIDELTYIVKQDINSLNKQIAGLQEVVRSRSGQNGRHLQTHSNTIVVSLQSKLASMSSDFKSVLEVRTENLKQQRSRQEQFSQTPASSSSYHTNSFNNSVLMQDDSKKTDISIDMDLGSSQQMQLIDERDSYIQSRADTMQNIESTIVELGSIFQQLAHMVKEQEETVQRIDANVEDTQLNVELAHSEILKYFQSVSNNRWLLIKMFLILIIFFIVFVVS; the protein is encoded by the exons ATGTTGGTGCATCGGCGTCACGGTCCTAGAAGCAGCCAGGACGGGGTGTACACTGGGCCACCTCAGACCCAGACCCAGCTGGAAACCCCCCTGGCTGTCCCAGCACCCATCACCCCTGTCATAGACACATTCAGCATGTCCTGCCGAGACCGTACCAGTGagtttcagtctgtgtgcaagtCCCTGCAGGGGAGACAG AATGGAGCACAACCTGTCAGAACTGTCCACAGTGCAGTCAGACAGCGGAGTGAATTCACACTCCTGGCTAA GCGAATTGGAAGAGACCTCAGCAACACTTTTGCCAAGTTAGAGAAGCTCACAATCC TGGCCAAACGAAAGTCCCTTTTTGATGACAAAGCAACTGAAATTGACGAACTCACTTACATTGTGAAACAG GACATCAACAGTCTTAATAAGCAGATAGCTGGCCTGCAGGAAGTCGTTCGATCACGGAGTGGACAGAATGGCAGACATCTCCAGACACATTCCAACACTATCGTAGTCTCCTTACAG TCCAAACTGGCATCGATGTCAAGTGACTTCAAGTCAGTCCTGGAAGTCAGAACAGAG AACTTAAAGCAGCAGAGAAGCAGACAAGAGCAGTTTTCTCAGACTCCTGCCTCATCCTCTTCTTACCACACCAACAGCTTCA ACAATTCAGTGCTTATGCAGGACGACTCCAAGAAGACTGATATCTCTATAGATATGGACCTCGGCTCCAGTCAGCAGATGCAGTTAATCGATGAACGG gatTCGTACATTCAGAGCCGTGCAGACACTATGCAGAATATAGAGTCCACTATTGTGGAGCTCGGCTCTATATTTCAGCAGCTGGCTCACATGGTGAAAGAACAGGAAGAGACTGTACAGAG AATTGATGCCAATGTCGAGGACACTCAGCTGAACGTGGAGCTAGCGCACTCAGAGATACTCAAATATTTCCAGTCTGTGTCCAACAACCGCTGGCTGCTCATCAAGATGTTCCTGATCCTCATCATTTTTTTCATCGTCTTTGTGGTTTCATGA